GAGGCGCAGCTTCTCAAGTGCTCTGCGAAGCCGGGCGATTGGACCGGAGAACACCTCCGGCGTCGGCCAGGTCAGGTACGCATTTACCGGATGAACCGAAAAACAAAAAGGGAAATTCCACAAAAGGAATTTCATTTGCTAGGAGTCTGTCGGAGAACATCCCTGTTTTTTAACAGGGAGGGCACAGACTCCTAGGGAGGCACCATGTTAAGGATCGAGAGGGAACGTAAGGAGAAGGATGAACTGTCCCTGTTCGGGGCGTTAAACTCCCTTTCCCGGGGGCGTCAGTATCCGGAGGAGGAACACCGGTACCGCCTGGCCTTCGAAAGGGACCGGGACAGGATCATCCACTGCAGCGCTTTCAGGCGGATGGAGTACAAGACCCAGGTCTTTTTTTACCACGAGGGTGATTATTTCAGGACCCGGCTGACCCATTCCCTGGAGGTTGCGCAGATCAGCCGTTCCGCCGCACTCGCGCTTGACCTCAACGAGACCCTCGCCGAAGCCGTCGCTCTCGCCCACGACCTGGGGCACACGCCCTTCGGTCACGCGGGAGAGCGGGTCATGGACAACCTCATGAAGGACGCGGGAGGGTTCGAGCACAACCTCCAGTCCCTCCGGGTGGTCGACCTTCTCGAGGAACGGTATCCGGACTTCACGGGCCTGAACCTCACCTGGGAGGTTCGTGAGGGGATCGCCAAGCACAGCACCGATTTTGATCAGCCCGAGATCGCGGCTTTCGGTGAAACCCAGCCAAGCCTGGAGGCCCAGATCGTGGAACTGGCCGACGAGATCGCCTACAACAACCACGACCTGGACGACGGCCTGACATCCCGGATGCTCGAGCAGGGGGAACTGTCCAGGGTCACCTTGTGGAGAACCGTCACCGAAAGCATCTTATCGGAATGGGTTGGCATCAGCCCGGCAATGCTCAGGCACGAATCGATCCGGAAGATCATCAACTGGCAGGTGACCGACC
The sequence above is a segment of the bacterium genome. Coding sequences within it:
- a CDS encoding deoxyguanosinetriphosphate triphosphohydrolase, with the protein product MLRIERERKEKDELSLFGALNSLSRGRQYPEEEHRYRLAFERDRDRIIHCSAFRRMEYKTQVFFYHEGDYFRTRLTHSLEVAQISRSAALALDLNETLAEAVALAHDLGHTPFGHAGERVMDNLMKDAGGFEHNLQSLRVVDLLEERYPDFTGLNLTWEVREGIAKHSTDFDQPEIAAFGETQPSLEAQIVELADEIAYNNHDLDDGLTSRMLEQGELSRVTLWRTVTESILSEWVGISPAMLRHESIRKIINWQVTDLVDNIARNLKQMGISNREELAQAGERVASFSSEMEEMNRELKKFLRDNLYAHYRVTRMAEKAQRILVDLFNAYLDKPKQLPPSTYNRIKGGGDVKRVVCDYMAGMTDKFALEEYKKLFDPYEKV